From the Candidatus Krumholzibacteriota bacterium genome, one window contains:
- a CDS encoding MATE family efflux transporter encodes MTNLKSVLKTSVPIVVDLGAQIVMWTIETTLVGHIAVDSMKRFYPGLNASGVDALTAVGNVVQIILYTCTILLIFVFGATIIVNKLLGEKKIKEANHFLGQALSTALIPSFLIAIIWYFGTPFIFSTVLGATEAVTAIGIDYFRLISFFAPLIVMNFVAIGIVRGAGDTHLSMITGLLVNGIHLALAIVLIFGHYFFPELGVRGAALAAGIGHTVGCILTFSVILRGQSVLTFKWSDFTSFNGKSISAIIKTGIPITLEQLAWMTGMTIVIGFSNRLGTVAAAAQIVIITYQRLFSILYQAFGIGTLTLVGQLYGADKHKSARDTSRTFFWFAAVVVLIISTIIFFRSRHLAMIFTRNEKVLDLCSKVFKIVAVVQLPKVLSFVYSFSLRGVGENKYPMYLAFIGVLFFEVILGYTLAFVFSMSLVGLWIAAFGDETFKVFMAKRRFHKRIADLQNGK; translated from the coding sequence GTGACGAATCTTAAAAGTGTCCTTAAAACATCTGTTCCAATCGTAGTGGACCTAGGCGCTCAGATAGTTATGTGGACAATTGAAACCACATTAGTCGGGCACATCGCCGTTGACTCTATGAAAAGGTTTTACCCCGGTCTGAACGCGAGTGGTGTAGACGCCCTAACTGCTGTGGGGAATGTAGTGCAGATAATCCTCTATACCTGCACGATACTTCTTATATTCGTTTTCGGCGCCACAATTATTGTAAACAAACTCCTTGGGGAGAAAAAGATTAAAGAAGCAAATCATTTTCTCGGGCAGGCTCTCTCTACCGCCCTTATCCCCTCTTTCCTTATAGCGATAATCTGGTATTTCGGCACACCATTTATTTTCAGCACGGTACTGGGAGCTACGGAAGCTGTAACTGCTATCGGAATAGATTATTTCAGGTTGATTTCCTTTTTCGCTCCTTTAATAGTTATGAATTTTGTGGCGATAGGTATAGTCCGCGGCGCGGGCGATACTCATCTTTCGATGATTACCGGGCTTCTTGTAAACGGAATTCATCTTGCCCTGGCGATAGTGCTGATTTTTGGACATTACTTTTTTCCTGAATTAGGTGTCCGGGGCGCCGCGCTTGCCGCGGGGATAGGACATACAGTCGGATGTATTCTGACATTCAGCGTAATCTTACGGGGACAAAGTGTCCTCACCTTCAAGTGGAGTGATTTTACAAGCTTTAACGGAAAGAGCATATCAGCAATCATAAAAACCGGCATTCCAATCACACTTGAACAATTGGCGTGGATGACGGGAATGACTATAGTTATAGGGTTCAGTAACAGGCTGGGAACTGTTGCCGCCGCCGCCCAAATCGTGATCATTACGTACCAGAGGTTGTTTTCGATTCTTTATCAGGCCTTTGGAATTGGAACCCTTACACTCGTAGGTCAGCTTTACGGGGCGGATAAGCATAAAAGCGCGAGAGATACAAGCAGAACATTTTTCTGGTTTGCCGCGGTAGTCGTTCTAATTATTTCAACTATAATATTCTTCCGTTCCCGTCACCTTGCCATGATATTCACAAGGAATGAGAAGGTTCTCGATTTGTGCTCGAAGGTGTTTAAGATTGTGGCTGTTGTACAATTGCCCAAAGTTCTCTCCTTTGTTTATTCTTTCAGCCTGCGCGGGGTTGGTGAAAATAAATACCCCATGTATCTCGCCTTCATTGGTGTGTTATTCTTTGAAGTTATACTGGGGTACACGCTGGCATTTGTTTTCTCTATGTCACTCGTGGGATTGTGGATAGCGGCTTTTGGAGATGAAACCTTTAAGGTTTTTATGGCGAAAAGACGTTTTCACAAAAGGATAGCGGATCTACAAAACGGAAAGTAA
- the larB gene encoding nickel pincer cofactor biosynthesis protein LarB produces the protein MKENDLKGLLERVAKGKISVSDALERLKVLPFEDINFARIDHHRELRRGFPEVIFCQGKRADQIVRIARGILESGANLLATRCSDKQFENISPSLPDAEYHHDAKLFTVRRVPVEKNGKVAIVSGGTSDMPVCEEAALSALFFGCAVDRFYDVGVAGIHRFISSLEEIRKADVIIVVAGMEGALASVVAGMISAPVIAVPTSIGYGASFDGLSALLTMLNSCAGGVSVVNIDNGYGAAFSAALICRGIYNKDKR, from the coding sequence ATGAAGGAGAATGATCTGAAAGGGCTTCTTGAAAGAGTAGCCAAAGGAAAAATTTCCGTTTCGGACGCCTTGGAACGGTTGAAAGTGTTGCCTTTTGAAGATATTAATTTCGCCAGGATAGATCATCACAGAGAGCTGAGAAGAGGTTTCCCCGAAGTAATTTTTTGTCAGGGTAAAAGAGCGGATCAGATTGTAAGAATAGCGAGGGGAATTCTAGAGAGCGGAGCTAACCTGCTTGCGACAAGATGCAGTGACAAGCAGTTTGAAAATATTTCCCCTTCATTGCCGGACGCTGAATACCATCACGACGCGAAGCTGTTCACTGTCCGGAGGGTCCCTGTCGAGAAAAATGGAAAAGTCGCGATAGTATCCGGCGGAACGTCTGACATGCCCGTCTGTGAAGAAGCGGCTCTCTCTGCGCTCTTTTTCGGCTGTGCTGTAGATAGATTCTACGATGTCGGTGTTGCCGGCATACACCGGTTCATTTCATCTCTCGAAGAGATACGTAAAGCTGATGTAATTATAGTTGTGGCGGGTATGGAGGGAGCTCTTGCCAGTGTTGTGGCCGGGATGATCAGTGCGCCGGTTATAGCCGTGCCGACCAGTATAGGTTATGGAGCCAGTTTCGATGGACTGTCCGCGCTTCTTACGATGCTCAACAGCTGCGCGGGAGGAGTGTCGGTTGTAAACATCGACAATGGATATGGAGCTGCTTTTTCAGCCGCTCTAATATGCCGCGGAATATACAACAAAGACAAGAGATAG
- a CDS encoding tRNA-dihydrouridine synthase: protein MEVENYDCRPCSNQDIMRELFTGPALCLAPLAGYSDAAFRLLCFEFGADFAVTEMVSAEGLMRRASKTEKLTSRKDREGPVGVQLFGSDPLSMAEAAEIAAADNPAFIDMNFGCPVKKVVRKNGGAGIMRDLSLMGKIAREVVTRVDPLAVTAKIRSGWDRADENYIEAGNVLQESGISAVTLHPRYRSQGFSGEANWFHIARLREELDIPVIANGDVCDFEGYKNIVDKTGCDIVMIGRGAVGRPWIFAQIKEKAKYSFGMDNKNDGIKSSGENWSMPRRKAPSDFLDKIDILQRFIRMEVDLKGERTAILQMRKCYRSYIRDYRGMKDYRERLSHSESLSDVLAILDELREEIRVNEGE, encoded by the coding sequence ATGGAGGTCGAGAATTACGATTGCCGGCCGTGTTCTAATCAAGATATTATGAGAGAACTTTTCACAGGACCAGCTCTTTGTCTAGCGCCTCTGGCCGGATACTCTGACGCGGCATTCAGGCTGCTCTGTTTTGAATTCGGGGCGGACTTTGCCGTGACTGAAATGGTAAGCGCGGAAGGGCTGATGAGGAGAGCTTCAAAAACGGAAAAGCTGACTTCGAGAAAGGACCGGGAAGGCCCCGTGGGAGTCCAGCTTTTTGGATCCGACCCTTTATCTATGGCTGAAGCGGCTGAAATAGCAGCAGCTGACAACCCGGCTTTTATAGATATGAACTTTGGGTGCCCCGTAAAGAAAGTCGTGCGGAAAAACGGAGGGGCCGGCATTATGCGTGATTTGAGTTTGATGGGAAAGATCGCCCGTGAGGTTGTAACTAGAGTAGATCCGCTTGCTGTAACGGCAAAAATAAGAAGCGGCTGGGATCGGGCTGATGAAAATTATATAGAAGCGGGTAATGTGCTTCAGGAATCGGGAATTTCCGCTGTAACGCTTCACCCCCGCTATAGATCGCAGGGTTTTTCCGGAGAAGCTAATTGGTTTCATATTGCCAGACTGAGAGAAGAATTGGATATTCCGGTTATTGCTAACGGAGATGTTTGTGATTTCGAGGGATATAAGAATATTGTCGATAAGACGGGATGCGATATTGTGATGATTGGCAGAGGAGCTGTGGGGAGACCTTGGATTTTCGCGCAGATCAAAGAGAAAGCGAAATATTCTTTCGGCATGGACAATAAGAATGATGGGATCAAATCATCCGGAGAGAACTGGTCGATGCCCCGGCGGAAAGCACCGTCGGATTTTCTGGACAAAATTGATATTCTGCAGCGTTTTATAAGAATGGAAGTTGACCTTAAGGGTGAGCGTACGGCAATTCTTCAGATGCGAAAGTGTTATAGATCGTATATCCGGGATTATAGGGGAATGAAAGATTATAGAGAAAGGCTTTCTCATTCGGAAAGCTTAAGCGATGTTCTTGCTATTCTTGACGAGCTCAGGGAGGAGATAAGAGTAAATGAAGGAGAATGA
- a CDS encoding S41 family peptidase, producing the protein MNWKKAAFSVSILVLVIAGAFIVWGGEWTQKEKDEAFKDLERFQEVLVKIQDYYIDEKDFGELIDAAIGGMLDELDPHSVYLDELAYQNLMIHTKGKFGGLGITISVRDKFPTVISPIEGTPAFRLGIQGGDRIVQIEGESTRGWSSNDAVSKLRGDPGTKVGITVAREGLPDSLQFTITREIIKVPSINYSTIVDSVGYIRISRFARKTAGTLSDILKDFEDKNIKGVILDLRSNPGGLLKSAYSVSDLFLEKDRMIVSTKSRFEENNMEYKSHRRNLHGSYPVVVMVNGSSASASEIVAGALQDWDRAVVVGQTTFGKGSVQSVFPIGDSTALKLTTQHYFTPSGRCIHKKRNRDGEVVGEIKEGEVKEEFFTNAGRIVYGGGGITPDWKFELPDVTDLQRELLIRGVFFSFAVHYAAYNDVNNDFVVDRNVISDFKEFIKSKDIEVTDEDWTEENIEFVKTGIKREVFRKVMGTEGAYIAALPEDEDFQKVMKMFKSNDSLSEMFKYVKEKSNVAGRDEDSDGGNDK; encoded by the coding sequence TTGAACTGGAAAAAAGCGGCATTCTCAGTTTCTATACTTGTCTTAGTTATTGCCGGAGCGTTCATAGTTTGGGGCGGTGAATGGACTCAGAAGGAAAAGGATGAAGCTTTCAAGGACCTTGAACGCTTTCAGGAAGTTCTTGTAAAAATACAGGATTATTACATTGATGAGAAAGACTTCGGTGAGCTTATAGATGCGGCCATAGGCGGTATGCTCGATGAGCTTGATCCGCATTCTGTATACCTCGATGAACTTGCCTATCAGAATTTGATGATTCACACAAAAGGCAAGTTCGGCGGATTGGGGATAACAATCTCAGTCAGGGATAAGTTCCCGACTGTTATATCTCCCATAGAAGGCACACCCGCTTTCCGATTGGGTATTCAGGGAGGTGACAGGATCGTTCAAATAGAAGGTGAATCTACGAGGGGATGGTCTTCCAACGATGCCGTATCCAAGTTACGCGGCGATCCGGGTACAAAGGTAGGTATTACTGTCGCGCGGGAAGGCCTGCCCGATTCGCTTCAATTTACAATAACCAGGGAAATAATAAAGGTGCCGAGTATTAACTATTCGACTATTGTTGACAGTGTCGGATATATAAGAATATCAAGATTCGCGCGGAAAACCGCCGGTACTCTAAGTGACATACTGAAAGATTTTGAAGATAAGAATATTAAAGGCGTCATTCTGGATCTTCGCTCAAATCCGGGCGGGCTGTTGAAATCGGCATACTCGGTTTCTGATCTTTTCCTCGAGAAGGATAGAATGATAGTTTCAACAAAGAGCAGGTTTGAAGAAAATAATATGGAATACAAATCACATAGAAGGAATCTGCATGGTTCTTATCCCGTAGTAGTTATGGTAAACGGCTCAAGTGCCTCTGCCTCGGAAATTGTTGCCGGAGCCCTTCAGGATTGGGACAGAGCTGTTGTCGTCGGTCAGACGACCTTTGGAAAGGGTTCGGTGCAGAGCGTTTTCCCAATAGGTGATTCCACGGCTCTTAAACTTACGACTCAGCACTATTTTACTCCGAGCGGAAGGTGTATACATAAAAAGAGGAACAGGGATGGAGAGGTAGTTGGAGAAATAAAAGAAGGGGAGGTAAAGGAGGAATTCTTCACAAACGCAGGGAGAATTGTATACGGCGGTGGAGGAATAACTCCTGACTGGAAGTTTGAATTACCGGACGTTACTGATCTGCAGCGTGAACTCCTTATCAGAGGGGTGTTCTTTTCCTTCGCCGTACACTATGCGGCTTACAATGATGTAAATAATGACTTCGTTGTTGACCGGAATGTTATATCCGATTTCAAGGAATTTATAAAATCAAAGGATATTGAGGTTACCGACGAAGATTGGACTGAAGAGAATATAGAGTTTGTAAAGACCGGTATAAAGCGGGAGGTATTTAGAAAAGTAATGGGAACTGAGGGGGCTTATATAGCGGCACTTCCAGAAGATGAAGATTTTCAGAAAGTGATGAAAATGTTTAAATCCAATGATTCTCTCAGCGAGATGTTCAAATATGTTAAAGAGAAATCTAATGTTGCTGGAAGGGATGAGGATAGTGATGGGGGTAATGATAAGTGA
- a CDS encoding MtnX-like HAD-IB family phosphatase encodes MIDRIAVVCDFDGTIAKRDIGHEFFGKYVSDKDRREKLLEEWKIGLISSRECLAEEIEMILPANTRELKAFAGGEALDPYFKDFVDYCNTCGYEIEILSDGLDYYIDYLLMKSGLGFLDFKANHLVHDNGEIKTVTFPYYNSMNCQMCGNCKRKHVEDLREKGFFIVYVGNGYSDRCPAEYSDIVFAKTELLGYCEDKKIEHIPFTNFRDVEQEFSRRIRI; translated from the coding sequence GTGATTGATAGAATTGCGGTTGTTTGCGATTTTGACGGAACAATAGCGAAGAGAGATATAGGGCACGAGTTCTTCGGTAAATATGTTTCTGATAAAGATAGACGGGAAAAGCTTCTTGAAGAGTGGAAGATTGGCCTGATAAGTTCCAGGGAATGTTTAGCCGAAGAAATAGAAATGATTTTACCGGCGAATACGAGAGAACTTAAAGCCTTTGCCGGCGGGGAGGCATTGGATCCCTACTTTAAGGATTTTGTCGATTACTGTAATACATGCGGATATGAGATTGAAATTTTAAGCGATGGACTCGATTATTATATAGATTACCTGCTTATGAAATCCGGTCTGGGATTTTTAGATTTTAAAGCCAATCACCTCGTTCATGATAATGGAGAAATAAAAACTGTCACTTTCCCCTACTATAATTCCATGAATTGCCAGATGTGCGGAAATTGCAAGAGAAAACATGTTGAAGACCTGCGTGAAAAAGGGTTTTTTATTGTTTATGTGGGTAACGGGTACAGTGACCGTTGCCCCGCTGAATATTCCGATATTGTATTCGCGAAGACCGAACTTCTCGGCTACTGTGAGGATAAAAAGATCGAACATATACCGTTTACGAATTTCAGAGATGTAGAGCAGGAGTTTTCAAGGAGAATCAGAATCTGA
- a CDS encoding GntG family PLP-dependent aldolase, translated as MDKRVIDLRSDTVTRCSPGMKEAMCEAEVGDDVLGDDPTVELFEERIAKLLGKEKALFVISGTMANLLALISQTRPGDEVLLDRNSHIFNYEAAGSAVIGGLQLHPFDGSGGFLPVDELPLAVRPDNFHYPRTSLVCVENTHNRGGGTIYPFDELKDISSFAAEFNLRTHMDGARLANAVIASGIPFDRWARLADSVNVCFSKGLGAPVGSVIASDAETIKRARDWRKRLGGGWRQAGHLAAACLYAIDHNIERLTEDHEKASRIAEVIKADPRFKLVYRVETNIVIFEITDNSIDADSVVSKLAKSGILCLPFGGRKIRMVTHLDISFEDIEYFEKVFPGI; from the coding sequence TTGGATAAAAGAGTAATAGATTTGAGAAGCGATACAGTTACAAGATGCTCTCCCGGAATGAAAGAGGCGATGTGTGAAGCTGAGGTTGGTGACGATGTGCTGGGGGATGACCCTACCGTAGAGCTTTTTGAAGAAAGGATTGCGAAGCTTCTCGGTAAGGAAAAGGCGCTGTTTGTGATCAGCGGCACTATGGCTAACCTGCTTGCCTTGATTTCCCAGACAAGACCCGGAGACGAGGTTCTTCTTGATAGAAACAGCCATATATTTAATTACGAAGCCGCCGGTTCGGCGGTAATTGGCGGGCTGCAGCTTCATCCTTTTGACGGTTCCGGCGGTTTTCTTCCTGTTGATGAATTGCCTCTTGCTGTCAGACCCGATAATTTCCATTATCCTCGCACTTCACTCGTTTGTGTTGAAAACACTCATAATCGAGGCGGCGGGACAATTTACCCATTCGATGAATTAAAGGATATTTCCAGTTTCGCGGCGGAATTCAATCTGAGGACTCATATGGATGGAGCTCGCCTGGCGAATGCCGTTATCGCTTCGGGGATTCCGTTTGACAGATGGGCCCGGCTTGCCGATTCTGTGAATGTATGTTTTTCTAAAGGCCTTGGAGCACCGGTGGGATCGGTTATTGCCTCCGATGCTGAAACGATTAAAAGAGCCAGAGACTGGCGTAAGAGGTTGGGAGGAGGATGGAGGCAGGCGGGTCATTTGGCGGCGGCATGCCTATACGCGATCGATCATAACATAGAACGTCTGACCGAAGATCATGAAAAGGCTTCAAGAATAGCAGAAGTGATAAAGGCCGACCCGCGATTTAAACTTGTTTATCGTGTAGAGACGAATATCGTGATTTTCGAGATTACCGATAATTCTATAGATGCAGATTCCGTTGTAAGTAAACTGGCTAAATCCGGTATTCTCTGTTTACCTTTCGGGGGCAGAAAAATTCGTATGGTCACTCATCTGGATATTTCCTTTGAAGATATCGAATATTTTGAGAAGGTATTTCCTGGAATCTAA
- a CDS encoding HU family DNA-binding protein, translated as MTKADIVEDIANKTGLTKKEVAESVEGFLSCISNGLANGEHFEIRGFGTFKVKRRKARMARNPRTGEPVPVPERLVPVFKVSRELKELVAQA; from the coding sequence ATGACAAAGGCTGACATAGTTGAGGACATAGCCAATAAGACCGGTTTGACAAAAAAGGAAGTAGCTGAATCGGTCGAGGGATTCCTTAGTTGTATTTCAAATGGATTGGCAAACGGCGAACATTTTGAAATCAGGGGATTCGGAACCTTCAAGGTGAAGCGTCGTAAGGCGAGGATGGCCAGAAACCCGAGGACCGGGGAACCTGTTCCGGTGCCCGAAAGGCTTGTGCCCGTATTCAAGGTCTCCCGTGAATTAAAAGAGCTTGTTGCTCAAGCTTAA
- a CDS encoding CDP-alcohol phosphatidyltransferase family protein — protein sequence MSVKTEIKNFFRRLLTPLVSLISLMGISPLTITSAGILISLVGAFLVAGGKLFAGGVALAISGLCDIIDGSLARKGEKVTVFGAFFDSTGDRVAELAYFGALVLYYAGKVPVSSFYIILVLIAMSGSLLTSYARARAEGLGVRCEIGFLERPERIILLIVGLIFGGVTLVTVIAVLAFLTVFTFIQRVVHVGKLTMGKDL from the coding sequence TTGTCTGTAAAAACTGAAATCAAAAATTTTTTTAGAAGACTTCTAACGCCTCTTGTTTCTTTGATTTCCTTAATGGGTATTTCACCATTAACTATTACTTCAGCGGGCATCTTAATTAGTTTAGTCGGAGCTTTTCTGGTTGCCGGCGGCAAGCTGTTTGCCGGGGGTGTAGCGCTCGCGATTTCCGGTCTATGCGATATAATAGATGGTTCACTCGCGAGAAAAGGTGAAAAAGTAACTGTTTTTGGGGCTTTCTTTGATTCCACGGGGGACCGGGTAGCGGAACTCGCTTATTTCGGCGCGTTGGTTTTATACTATGCGGGTAAGGTTCCCGTGAGCAGTTTTTATATAATTCTCGTTCTTATTGCCATGTCGGGGTCTCTCCTTACGAGCTATGCCAGAGCGAGAGCTGAAGGACTTGGCGTCAGGTGTGAAATAGGATTTCTTGAAAGACCGGAGAGGATTATTCTGCTTATCGTGGGGTTGATATTTGGCGGGGTTACACTTGTTACTGTTATTGCTGTACTTGCCTTTTTAACTGTCTTTACATTTATTCAGCGGGTTGTTCATGTGGGAAAATTGACAATGGGTAAAGATCTGTAG
- the tmk gene encoding dTMP kinase, with product MKPFFITFEGIEGSGKSTVASLIAGRFKKAGYNLLLTREPGGTDLSEDIRKILLDPRETDMSEKTELMLYLASRAQLVDEVLKPALADGKIVLCDRYFDATTAYQGWARGIGEEFINQLNIFTVGAVIPDLTFLLDLSVEEGFRRGPKRREKTGARHRDRLELEDIEFHKRVREGYLRIAEGEKQRVTVIDASKDINSVVFEISGVINYRFAVNI from the coding sequence TTGAAACCTTTCTTTATTACATTTGAAGGTATCGAAGGCTCGGGTAAATCAACTGTGGCTTCATTGATAGCGGGCCGATTTAAAAAAGCGGGATATAATTTACTTCTGACTCGTGAGCCGGGCGGCACCGATTTGTCCGAGGATATAAGAAAAATTCTCCTGGATCCGCGGGAAACTGATATGTCCGAGAAAACTGAATTGATGCTTTATCTGGCAAGCAGAGCTCAACTTGTAGATGAAGTTTTAAAACCGGCTCTCGCTGACGGGAAAATTGTTTTATGTGATCGATATTTCGATGCCACAACGGCATATCAGGGTTGGGCGCGCGGAATTGGGGAAGAATTTATAAATCAGCTTAACATATTTACCGTCGGAGCTGTAATACCTGATCTTACGTTTCTTCTCGATCTTTCAGTAGAGGAAGGTTTTAGAAGGGGCCCAAAGCGGAGGGAAAAAACAGGGGCTCGCCACAGAGACCGTCTGGAACTTGAAGATATTGAGTTTCATAAAAGGGTCAGAGAGGGATATCTGAGGATTGCGGAAGGAGAAAAGCAGCGTGTAACAGTAATTGATGCTTCTAAAGATATCAATTCTGTTGTTTTTGAAATATCAGGGGTTATAAACTACCGTTTTGCCGTGAATATTTAA
- a CDS encoding alpha/beta hydrolase: protein MNSEETDMSKICRLEKEIQIDNCDCPPVYADIRTADPERELPVIILCHGFLGYKRWGWLPFISRRISERGFHTLTISFSMNGTDEKTGRITKPDEFARNTFTREVHDLENTLSFIRKGKLPIPANLKRWGLFGHSRGGAVCIITAGRFKEVKSLVTWSTPPSLDRYTDRRKKKWAESGRLAFQNSRADWPLYMNYSFYEDVASNREKYDLPAKASKLRIPHLIIHGEQDAAVSLKEAERFTKLNRVDRIRFYRIEGCGHTFGVKHPMIRPTKELLLSLDKTEEWLVETVPE, encoded by the coding sequence ATGAATTCAGAAGAGACCGATATGTCTAAAATATGCCGGCTGGAAAAGGAGATTCAAATTGATAACTGCGACTGCCCTCCAGTTTATGCTGACATAAGAACAGCGGATCCGGAGAGAGAACTTCCCGTTATTATCCTTTGCCACGGTTTTCTGGGATATAAAAGGTGGGGTTGGTTACCTTTTATTTCCCGCCGTATTTCCGAGAGAGGATTCCATACTCTCACCATAAGCTTTTCGATGAATGGGACAGACGAAAAAACCGGCAGGATAACAAAACCGGACGAATTCGCCCGCAATACATTTACAAGAGAAGTTCATGATCTGGAGAATACACTTTCCTTTATCAGGAAGGGAAAACTCCCGATACCTGCTAATCTCAAAAGATGGGGACTTTTCGGGCACAGCCGCGGCGGGGCTGTCTGCATAATAACCGCCGGTCGTTTCAAAGAGGTTAAATCCCTTGTCACATGGTCAACTCCCCCATCTTTGGACCGCTACACTGACAGACGCAAAAAGAAATGGGCGGAATCGGGCAGACTTGCTTTTCAAAATTCAAGAGCGGATTGGCCGCTCTATATGAATTATTCCTTCTACGAAGATGTCGCCTCAAACCGCGAAAAATACGACCTTCCGGCAAAAGCATCAAAATTGCGAATACCTCACCTTATAATACACGGAGAACAGGATGCCGCAGTTAGCTTGAAAGAAGCTGAAAGATTTACTAAATTAAATAGAGTTGATAGAATTAGATTTTATAGGATTGAGGGATGCGGCCACACATTCGGAGTGAAACATCCCATGATCAGACCTACTAAAGAGCTTCTGTTAAGTCTGGATAAAACAGAGGAATGGTTAGTTGAAACTGTCCCTGAATGA
- the rsmI gene encoding 16S rRNA (cytidine(1402)-2'-O)-methyltransferase: protein MRLFQFYFVSTPIGNLGDFSERAAVTLRDVDLILAEDKRKTGILLSRYKINTKLRAYHDHNKKRVTPDVIKGLNEGLRMALVTDGGTPLISDPGFYLIRELIKNDIEFTVVPGPTAPISALVLSGFPPDRFTFFGYMPRKKGKKEKLIEKAGKRKETSIFFESPYRLLKTLEYIERVLGDRDVVVARELTKRYEDIRRGRVSELIEYFSSKKVKGEITLLIKGNAGNK from the coding sequence ATGAGACTTTTCCAATTTTATTTTGTAAGCACTCCTATAGGTAATCTCGGCGATTTTTCGGAAAGGGCGGCAGTAACATTAAGAGATGTTGATTTAATACTGGCAGAAGATAAGAGGAAAACCGGAATTCTTCTTTCACGGTATAAAATCAACACTAAGCTGAGAGCGTATCATGATCATAACAAGAAGAGAGTTACGCCGGATGTTATAAAAGGGCTGAACGAAGGTCTAAGAATGGCCCTTGTTACAGACGGAGGCACTCCGTTGATATCCGATCCGGGATTCTACCTTATAAGGGAACTTATAAAGAATGACATTGAATTTACCGTGGTGCCGGGTCCAACCGCTCCAATTAGCGCGCTTGTTCTTTCAGGCTTTCCTCCCGACAGATTTACTTTCTTTGGATATATGCCCAGGAAAAAGGGAAAAAAGGAAAAGCTTATAGAAAAGGCGGGTAAGAGAAAAGAAACTTCAATCTTCTTCGAAAGTCCATACCGTTTATTGAAGACACTTGAATATATAGAGAGAGTTCTTGGAGATAGAGATGTTGTTGTAGCAAGGGAACTGACAAAGAGATATGAAGATATTCGCAGAGGCCGAGTGAGTGAACTAATTGAGTATTTTTCTTCTAAAAAGGTCAAAGGGGAAATTACACTGCTTATCAAGGGAAACGCCGGCAATAAATAA